From one Brevibacterium sp. 'Marine' genomic stretch:
- a CDS encoding gas vesicle protein produces MSADAIMQPTRDPRATLPDLIEVLLNKGVHLNLDLIISVSDIPLIGINLRATIAGIETMIEYGMMQQWDRDTREWVQRAVRTHLPLASDEEILAKMAGGHYQDNFYRTWRPGSAYLTTQRLIIHRRDPAETLWQTRLDAIASVSALREPSIGGAERTRILVGLNDGSEAIVSALEPDRLISLVQARLDRADDASSSTPEATTAGDRPLREGRMWFLETLSSGSAWRGGQAQLSNTELTWRSPMDGRARVRISRGQLKACRREEHSNPTDDGQTLILETGDSTITLAADDAGAWSRALDDWRTGALDDRGTVPLEEPTRPDSSRAERAEEGAET; encoded by the coding sequence ATGTCCGCAGACGCGATCATGCAGCCCACACGCGACCCGCGGGCAACTCTGCCCGATCTCATCGAGGTGCTTCTCAACAAGGGTGTCCATCTCAACCTCGACCTCATCATCTCGGTCTCGGACATCCCGCTCATCGGAATCAATCTGCGTGCCACGATCGCGGGGATCGAGACGATGATCGAGTACGGGATGATGCAGCAGTGGGACCGCGACACCCGGGAGTGGGTCCAGAGAGCAGTCCGCACGCATCTGCCGTTGGCCTCCGACGAGGAGATCCTCGCCAAGATGGCCGGAGGGCACTATCAGGACAACTTCTATCGGACGTGGCGGCCCGGCAGCGCCTACCTCACCACTCAGCGTCTCATCATCCATCGACGTGACCCTGCAGAGACACTGTGGCAGACGCGCCTGGACGCGATCGCCTCGGTCTCCGCGCTGCGCGAGCCCTCCATCGGAGGTGCGGAGCGCACGCGCATCCTCGTCGGGCTCAACGACGGCAGCGAGGCGATCGTTTCGGCCCTCGAGCCCGATCGCCTCATCTCGCTGGTCCAGGCTCGGCTCGACCGGGCCGACGACGCCTCATCCTCGACCCCGGAGGCGACGACGGCGGGGGACCGGCCTCTGAGAGAGGGGCGGATGTGGTTTCTCGAGACCCTGTCGTCCGGGAGCGCGTGGCGCGGCGGGCAGGCGCAGCTATCGAACACGGAACTGACCTGGAGGTCGCCGATGGACGGCCGCGCCCGAGTGCGGATCTCCCGTGGACAGCTGAAGGCCTGTCGCCGGGAAGAGCACAGCAACCCCACCGACGACGGACAGACCCTCATCCTCGAGACCGGGGATTCGACCATCACGCTGGCCGCAGACGATGCCGGCGCATGGTCGAGAGCGCTCGACGACTGGCGAACAGGAGCACTTGATGACAGGGGCACCGTGCCGCTCGAGGAGCCCACGCGGCCTGACAGCAGCCGCGCCGAACGTGCGGAAGAAGGAGCAGAAACATGA
- a CDS encoding gas vesicle protein, with the protein MNQPNDAMQPQRSQEGTLLHVVETLLDKGLVLNADIMVSVAGVELLGIRIRAALASFETAARYGLDFPAGTDRETVAWKEAVEQKDTCPECGKRSALAQLMNDYCPWCGWQSARSKRIEAGEPAQLNSADDDISAEQAAGSSADAGTPAAGSSADDR; encoded by the coding sequence ATGAATCAGCCGAACGATGCGATGCAGCCGCAGCGCAGCCAGGAGGGCACGCTGCTGCACGTCGTGGAGACGCTGCTGGACAAAGGTCTGGTCCTCAACGCGGACATCATGGTCTCCGTGGCCGGTGTCGAGCTGCTGGGGATCCGGATCAGGGCCGCCCTGGCCTCCTTCGAGACCGCGGCCCGCTACGGTCTGGACTTCCCCGCGGGCACGGACCGGGAGACCGTCGCGTGGAAGGAAGCAGTCGAACAGAAGGACACCTGCCCCGAATGCGGAAAGCGCTCCGCACTCGCGCAGCTGATGAACGACTACTGCCCCTGGTGCGGCTGGCAGAGTGCGCGTTCGAAGCGGATCGAGGCCGGGGAACCGGCGCAGCTGAACTCCGCGGACGACGACATCTCCGCGGAGCAAGCCGCCGGCTCGTCCGCCGATGCGGGCACTCCCGCCGCCGGCTCATCCGCCGACGATCGCTGA
- a CDS encoding gas vesicle protein — protein MSEESRANEGAKAEGSSADDGGTTTKRARKPAEKERTTAGTSRRSSAAASSSREKATSSSTEKAKPSSRPESRSHSATDQRISAVSAVKKAIEQFSTLTGRPPESVVGTRWKDDRWSVRLEVVESRRIPDSADLLAEYEIELDADGELMAYDRKDRYVRGRPSE, from the coding sequence ATGAGCGAAGAGTCGAGAGCGAACGAAGGGGCGAAAGCAGAGGGCAGCTCTGCAGACGACGGAGGCACGACCACGAAGCGCGCCCGGAAACCGGCGGAGAAGGAGCGCACGACAGCCGGGACGTCCCGCCGGTCGTCCGCAGCGGCGTCGTCCTCACGCGAGAAGGCGACGTCCTCGTCAACTGAGAAGGCGAAGCCGTCCTCGCGCCCGGAGAGTCGGTCCCACAGTGCGACCGATCAGAGGATCTCTGCGGTCAGCGCGGTGAAGAAGGCGATCGAGCAGTTCAGCACCCTCACCGGCAGACCACCGGAGTCCGTGGTCGGCACGAGGTGGAAGGACGACCGGTGGTCCGTACGGCTGGAGGTCGTGGAATCCCGACGCATTCCCGACAGCGCGGATCTGCTGGCCGAGTACGAGATCGAGCTCGATGCGGACGGGGAGCTCATGGCCTATGACAGGAAGGATCGCTACGTTCGCGGCCGGCCGAGCGAGTGA
- a CDS encoding gas vesicle protein GvpG, translating into MGLLSAVFGAPLAPLKGTVWVAEQVRGEAEKRYFDPGAIRRQLEEVAGARERGSISDDEADALERELVGRLLEGRRRRTEEDR; encoded by the coding sequence ATGGGACTCCTGTCAGCAGTCTTCGGTGCTCCCTTGGCACCGCTCAAGGGAACCGTATGGGTCGCCGAGCAGGTCAGAGGAGAAGCCGAGAAGCGCTATTTCGATCCCGGTGCCATCCGGCGCCAGCTGGAAGAGGTCGCCGGAGCACGCGAGCGCGGATCGATCAGTGATGACGAAGCCGATGCCCTCGAGCGTGAGCTCGTCGGACGACTGCTCGAGGGCCGTCGGCGCAGAACCGAGGAGGACCGATGA
- a CDS encoding GvpL/GvpF family gas vesicle protein, protein MSEEGAPLADRYLYGIVRAGAELPNGPDGVQGNALALVESGAVAAVVTELADSGMLGTPEALQNHSVVLDELAEKQPVLPLAFGTVVPGGADIAEEILAPQAEAFAEALGQLSGCTQFTLRITFDRDAILREIVSGNPEVAELRERISGTSEDETRNERIRLGEIVVTTMESWRRTEAPPVLEQIRSATVETAMREVGQAEDVAEVAMLVRRDALDEFDAVIEELAEANQERMRFRLIGPQAPYDFVPEA, encoded by the coding sequence ATGAGTGAAGAAGGCGCACCCTTGGCCGATCGGTATCTGTACGGGATCGTACGCGCCGGTGCCGAGCTGCCGAACGGGCCCGACGGAGTGCAGGGCAATGCCCTCGCTCTCGTCGAGTCCGGGGCAGTTGCGGCTGTGGTCACGGAACTCGCGGACAGTGGGATGCTGGGCACTCCCGAAGCTCTGCAGAACCACAGCGTCGTTCTCGACGAGCTGGCCGAGAAGCAACCGGTGCTGCCGCTTGCATTCGGAACTGTCGTCCCCGGAGGGGCCGATATCGCCGAGGAGATTCTCGCTCCGCAGGCTGAGGCCTTCGCCGAGGCGCTCGGACAGCTGTCCGGATGCACGCAGTTCACCCTGAGGATCACCTTCGATCGCGACGCGATACTGCGGGAGATCGTCAGCGGCAACCCCGAGGTCGCCGAGCTGAGAGAGAGGATCAGCGGCACGAGCGAAGACGAGACGAGGAACGAACGCATCCGGCTCGGAGAGATCGTCGTCACGACGATGGAGAGCTGGAGAAGGACCGAAGCTCCTCCGGTCCTCGAGCAGATCCGCTCCGCGACCGTTGAGACGGCGATGCGAGAAGTCGGCCAGGCCGAGGACGTCGCCGAGGTGGCGATGTTGGTCCGCAGGGACGCCCTCGACGAGTTCGACGCCGTCATCGAGGAGTTGGCGGAGGCGAACCAGGAGCGGATGAGATTCCGGCTGATCGGACCGCAGGCACCCTACGACTTCGTCCCCGAGGCATAG
- the gvpJ gene encoding gas vesicle protein GvpJ, producing MSTSTVERSRGSYVDRPSSSSLADVIEIILDKGLVIDAYVRVSLVGIEILTIDARIVIASVDTYLRFAEATNRLDLTQQGGRDLPEMMGGMMENGSKGKTQGAVEGIKDALTSDDSDDDSGESSNQEKSRRRTKRPARSSAESE from the coding sequence ATGAGCACGAGCACAGTTGAACGATCACGCGGAAGCTACGTCGACCGTCCGTCATCGAGTTCGCTCGCGGACGTCATCGAGATCATCCTCGACAAGGGCCTGGTCATCGATGCATACGTACGCGTCTCACTGGTGGGGATCGAGATTCTCACGATCGACGCGCGCATCGTCATCGCCAGCGTGGACACCTATCTGCGCTTCGCCGAGGCGACGAACCGCCTCGATCTGACCCAGCAGGGCGGACGCGATCTGCCGGAGATGATGGGCGGAATGATGGAGAACGGCTCCAAGGGCAAGACCCAGGGAGCTGTGGAAGGCATCAAAGATGCCCTCACCTCGGATGACTCCGATGACGACTCCGGCGAGAGTTCGAACCAGGAGAAATCGCGTCGCCGGACCAAACGCCCGGCGCGCAGCTCCGCGGAGTCCGAATGA
- a CDS encoding SRPBCC family protein, with protein sequence MSDDSIFSGLKQQAGDFAKTVGRKAVNSVGDRVEKIADRLDGVGDAPAPAAQAGAEEIAEGKSPAKAALSAATTGVKEKVKGLFGGGSSGSGGSGDFKFSNIVETAEVGVPLNVAYNAFTTFEDWPDFMKKVENVERTDDVTLSIKGQAVWSHRTWEATITEQVPDSHIVWESTGEKGYISGSISFHEVAPRLTRIIAVGEYHKQGFMEGVGALWFTVPRRFRLELKFFVRHVMRQIMVDPDSVEGWRGEIRDGELVTSHEDGLEQDQAQPEDSEDEPTEDQVADDDFGADEPDESEAEETEAEPAEGEAEEEYEEEPVEEYEDEGPAEADDAEPAEDFEEEPEGAESGEPVEDEESEEPAEDDEGRG encoded by the coding sequence ATGAGTGATGACTCGATCTTCAGCGGCCTCAAACAGCAGGCTGGAGACTTTGCCAAGACCGTCGGCCGCAAGGCGGTGAACTCCGTCGGCGACAGGGTCGAGAAGATCGCCGACCGCCTCGACGGTGTGGGCGATGCTCCGGCGCCCGCGGCCCAGGCCGGCGCAGAGGAGATCGCCGAGGGCAAGTCACCGGCGAAAGCGGCGTTGTCCGCGGCGACGACCGGTGTCAAGGAGAAGGTCAAGGGTCTGTTCGGCGGCGGCTCGAGCGGTTCGGGCGGCTCCGGTGATTTCAAGTTCTCCAACATCGTGGAGACCGCCGAGGTCGGTGTTCCGCTGAACGTGGCCTACAACGCGTTCACGACGTTCGAGGACTGGCCCGACTTCATGAAGAAGGTCGAGAACGTCGAACGCACCGACGACGTCACCCTCAGCATCAAAGGGCAGGCCGTCTGGTCGCATCGAACCTGGGAAGCCACGATCACCGAGCAGGTCCCCGACTCTCACATCGTCTGGGAATCGACCGGCGAGAAGGGGTATATCAGCGGCAGCATCTCCTTCCACGAGGTCGCGCCCAGGCTGACCCGGATCATTGCGGTGGGCGAGTACCACAAGCAGGGCTTCATGGAAGGTGTTGGTGCACTGTGGTTCACCGTTCCCCGCCGTTTCCGCCTCGAACTGAAGTTCTTCGTCCGCCATGTGATGAGGCAGATCATGGTCGACCCCGACAGCGTCGAAGGATGGCGCGGAGAGATCCGCGACGGAGAACTCGTCACCTCCCACGAGGACGGCCTCGAGCAGGATCAGGCCCAGCCCGAAGATAGCGAGGACGAGCCGACCGAGGACCAGGTCGCGGATGACGACTTCGGCGCGGATGAACCCGACGAATCCGAGGCGGAGGAGACCGAGGCCGAGCCCGCCGAGGGCGAAGCCGAAGAGGAGTACGAGGAGGAGCCGGTCGAGGAGTACGAGGACGAGGGACCGGCCGAGGCAGACGACGCGGAGCCCGCAGAGGACTTCGAGGAGGAGCCGGAGGGCGCTGAATCCGGGGAGCCCGTCGAAGACGAAGAATCTGAAGAACCCGCCGAAGACGATGAGGGACGCGGCTGA